The window CAAATTCGTCTCAAATATTGGCCTTTAAATGGACTACGAGAAGTCAAGAAGGTCACTCACCAATGTATGGTTTGTTTTAAGTTTCGTGCCAAACCCGCTACCCAGATCATGGCAGATCTACCAAAAGAACGTTTAAACTCCTCTCGAGTGTTCGCCCACGTCGGATTAGATTTTGGCGGCCCCTTTCAGATAAAGTCTTCCAACCTTCGTAAGGCTCCTTTTTTAAAATCGTATATTGCTCTTTTCGTTTGCTTGTCGACTCGAGCTGTTCATATTGAAGTCGTTTTCGGCCTCTCTACGGAGACGTTTCTTCTCGCTCTAAAACGCTTTATTAGCCGTAGAGGCCTCCCTCAAACAATATTCAGTGACAACGCCACGAACTTTCTTGGTGCTCGCAACCAGCTGTTTGAACTCTATAAGTTTTTCAAGGAAAAGGAAAGCTCTCGTTCTATTAAGGAATTTTTGGCCTCATCTCATATTCGCTGGAAAACTATAGTTCCTCGAGCCCCTCACCATGGTGGTATTTGGGAAAGTGCTATAAAGAGCGCAAAGCATCATATGCGTAGGCTCCTTGGCAATGTTAAGCTTAGGTTCGAAGAATTCACTACAGTTCTCGGTCAAATTGAAGCTGTGCTCAACTCCCGGCCTCTTTGCTCCCTTTCAAATGACCCCTCCGATTTTACGTATCTTACTCCTGGACACTTCTTGATTGGACAATCTCTTACGTCCTTTCCTGAAAAAGATGTGATCCACATTCCTGAAAACAGATTGAATTTATGGCAACATTTGTCCAAACTCCAACaagtgttttggaaaaaatgatcTATCGACTATTTGAATAGACTTCAAAATCGCCCTAAATGGTTTCTCCCTCATAAAAACCTAGAACCTAACGATCTCGTGTTGCTGATTGAAGACAACACTCCTCCTCTTCATTGGGTACTAGCAAGAGTTATTGAGGTCTTTCCCGGAAAAGATGGGAGAGTAAGAATTGCCTCGGTGAAAACTAAAGATGGAGTCTTCAAGCGCTCTATTACAAAATTGTGTCCTCTACCCAATGACGATTTAATTTAAGTTAGTATAAGATGAtaattgtaatgtattttttcttCCGCATGCTCTCTTGGCATAATATAATCTGTTTATTTGTGTTAAAGCCAGCGCTTCAACGGGGGCGagtatgttgtaaaaacaacattttatattaatttcagtttatttttcgtttccacaaatgttgaattttatcttaTGTGACAGACTGTATTTGACAGACTGTCAAAAGTGCGGTGAAAAAgtgcatttagttttctatatagtcgcgcgcccctaaaacgccggtataaaaatgaacaatttattaaagcgaactctttatttagtaatagtgcctttgtaaatattttctcgttattaaatgtgtagtatcgattaattacgcttatttttctctaagtacaaacccctataaaaccaaacacatactgaaccatcgccgtgaagtctgcttatctatatcgaaggaaactcttgtacagtccatggtcctaaaatatttggtactgtacacgcacggggaaaggaatttaataagctttctcaAGAACAATTGTTGGAGATCAATCAAAGTTCCAACAACCTTAAGCTTTTAGTGCCTAAACGACTTAATATACAGAACCGTGCAATACTTCATATGACAGGATTGAGCGTATAGATTACGATGACGAAGAAAAATCAAACATGGTGGTATGTCAAAGGGGCTTTAGAAACGTATCTTTGCTACTATCCAAATATTTAAGACAATAATGAAAAGCTGCTCACTGTATGGCTCAGAGACATGGAGGACATAAATTAAAGAACATAAAACAGAATAATGATGCTTTGTAAAAGAAGCTGCAGATTAACACTTAAATGAcgaaatagaaaaacgaaaattACTCTGGTATGCGAAGAATGGACGAGACAAAAATACCGCAGAGAACTtggaaatgaaaaccaaatagaAGGAGTAAAAGAGGACGTCATAAATTCCAGCGAAACTGACAAATAAAAACAGCAATGGAAAAAGAGATCTAACTGAAGAACATATATACGACAAGAAGAAAATGGCGATTTGGATGTGGTAAACGGCAAATATAATATGATGTGTAAAGCCAAGGATAACTAAGTGGCTATTTTTACAGCATGAGTTCTAATAGAACTTTTTTAAATTGTCCGTCCAATAAAATAGATTCGCCAAAATGTTTCGTTAAATACTTGCGAGTAAATTGGTTTTGTTAATGCTTAGTTGCACCGTTGACTGAATAACCCTCAATCAACGGTTGCACCCATGCATCCCATCCTTACGCTGGTTTGGTTATAGTGTTAGTTTTATAACTAATGTATGTATGGGAATTTGTCAAAGAAATTGACAAACCCACGACATGTTTTGTGTttgaattttccgttttattgcttatttttattgaatttaatttattagttttcttatttatattaaatataaattaagctTAAGGGTTTCATTATGCAATTCATATTGTTCTATTGTTCTATATGAAACTCGTAAATTGTTTTTCTACAAacatttctattattattttctgATGTCAtgctataaataaattaatttacttaataattttgttttatttgccaaaaaattaaAGATTGACTTAGATTattctataaaaataattaatatttctcTAGTATTGAAAATAGGATTTAAAAAGTTTGGAAAATGTGTTTTAGATACTCATAACTCATTCATTTTCTTTCTTATCTACTAAAATCTACCtaacttttattttcttttatttatatttctttcactgCTCTGTATCAGCTGCTAGTGTTGTTCTTCTGACCCGCCATCTTTTTTAAGATCGTCATTTTACTAAGATCTGTCTAAGTTAGCAATCACAGAAATATAACTATGGTATATTCTATAGCtttttttggtaaacttttttttctatttaagaAATTCTACAAGAAACACTAGAAAATGTAAACAGtcggaaaaaaattatattgatgttagtgttgcagtttcgcaactgtataTATAAATATGGCTAAAATATTAACAGATTTTTTATTAAGTGAGTGAGTATGTGAAAGATATTGCACGGAAACAATCCCATCAGCTACagaatgttttatttatgtttaaagatattttttttgttcttgtttgttacttttttttagatttattataaatcactaaagttatactaatttatatttctacttttatttttaattatttccgtACAGTTACTAAGATTTTGCGTACAAAACACATACACTATCGAAAAATTAGACGGTTGTTAATACATTGTTGCAAACAAAAGGTTTTCATGCATTGTCCCATTCTATGTTTCAACAATGAAGCATTTAATAGTTAGTGGACTTCGTTACAATTGCCGGTTGCTTTGGTAATTATCGCCCACATGTAACGCCAACTGGTAAAAAACATTCCTTGAACTAACCGACGTTTTTAAAGTCACAAGAGAGACGAGTTTTATCTGCCAAACAAGACAGTTTttatttaaacctgcttagagtaaatatatgatgactagaaacaaattgatcgagagtagtgaatcgatgtaaagaaccgctattttgtgacgctacccCTGACGACAaaatcttgtggcgctagttacGTGTCAGGATTTTACTGtcgaaaaaaaagtaatacaacgccagtatagaagcgtTGCTTTAAGAATGAATATAAATACTTGGAGGTAACTTTAACCAATACAGGATCAAATTAAATGgatataataaatacaaaaaggaaAGACAGTAGCACGACAGTTACACTCGATTATATAGAAGACAAATATTTAAGACAATAGTGGAAAGCTGCTCACTGTTTTACTTAGAGATGCATATCGACTTGTTGCAGAGAGCTTCTATACTGGGACCTCGAATGGAATACTATTATCTTTAGTAATGAATTCAGGTTCTGTTTGGCCATAAATAATAGACGTGCGAAGGTGAGAAGGCGGCGAGATAAGAGACGAGATCCTCAATTTTATATAGGACCTGTGCATCACACTGTCAGAATGTATTAGGGGCTATTGTCTATGTCTACAAGCAGGGCACCTTTGGTGTCCATCAGAGAAAACATGATCGTCATATGTTACATTCAGTAGGTGGTGAATCCACACGTTCTACTTTATATACGGATGCTCCCCAACCCActtttccaacaagataatgcggAACCGCTTACAACTAGAATTACGTTTTGTCGATTTTGGCCTTCTTAATCTCCCAATCTTTTACTTATTGAACATATCTGGGACATTATGTAAAAAATATTACTCCACTTATTTAATTATTCACTGACCCTAGCTGAACTTTGGCACGTAGGAAGGTGCAAGTAGTCTAGGATGAGATACCTTATCAAGAAAAACGCAGTCGTTTCATTAGAAATATGTCCAAACTTATTTTTAAGAGCAGAAGACATCGTGGATCTCCAACTTCAACTATTATCAATTGTTCAAAGTTTTTTCAATAACCTATGTTCTAAAAGTTTTGGCAAAttcattaaaaaatttatttaagaaaaacaaaataatatcaaGTTGCCTTTGGAAACAAAAGTTTGTTTGCTATGTTTAATGCCAGTtgagatttgtttattttaaagtttttgcTTTAAGACGTCCTTTAAATTAGAAACAAGCAAAAGTATATACAAGTTCGTGGGTTACCCAAAGCTGAAATCTGTCGAATATTCCAAAATTAAACATTTCACGCAGaagcatttataaaaaaatagagGTGTGGCAACAGAAAATACTATGTCTAAATCTCCCAAAAAGTGGAAGACCTTATGAATTTAGTGCACAGGGGTCAGAAAGACTGGTGAGAAGAGCAAAAAACTAGGTTGGAATGTCAACGAGGAGACTAGGCTCTTATATTGGCAAGGTGTACCCGCCTTAGTTGACTACAGCATCTTGTGGCACATACGTCTTTCAAGAACTTCCCAATATTTGTCAATGCGCAGTAACGCCGATAATCAACAAACATCAACTAACCATAACGGAGCTTTAATGTTTCCACGTACATAAAACAACATTCGTTTTATCGGCATAATTTAGTTTACCTTACtggagacctgaagatgcatagcaaattgtagtatgcgaaaccggtcgtccgtgataaaataaattgattgtaagtcttgtatttatttctctttacctAAATTGAAATGGATTCACATATGCAACATATTCAAcgtttaaaaaaacattattttagaTGACAAAAGTAATTCGGAAATGAAGGAAAACGATGGATTTTTATAAGAAAACATAGGGAAATGTCCTGACAATATTAGATACAAACATAAAGCCAAATTTGTAGATAAAATCCTTGCTGGGTGCTCAATTTCTAACAGGGGTGTATCTCAATCTTTTATAAAAAGAGTGAGGGGTGAAGCTTTGCAGAGTCAGAGCTAGATTGATAACATTCCTTTCTAAGTTGCTTCAGTTTGTCCACGAATATCATGCTAGTAAATATATTACGTTTTGCTCAGACCTAGCATCATACCATTGCTCAAGAGATACTCGATACTCGAAATCACCACATaccttttgttttcaaaaacttCAATCCTCCAAACTTGCCGCATGCTCGTCCAATAGAAGATATTTGGGCTTAACTGTCTAGGAATGTTTATCATGGAGACTGGAAAGTCCAAGATAAAGAATAATTAAGACTTGTAACTTACGAAAATCTGAAATAAATTGATCTGAATTTCGTCTATGACCTCATGAAAGACATTTGCGTCTAGTAGAGTAGAATAGGCCTCTCCAAATAATTCGATAGTATAGTTTAGTTCAAATCTCCCAGAATAGATAATATCTCAGATGAACGATATAAAAAAGGTGACCACGATACCATAATAGCATTACAGcagtttataaaagaaatatggttctgcatatggcaccatatgcagaacggatagtagaaaAATACCAGGTTGGTTTCAAATGTGGTGAATCGACAATTCATctgattgcaaccctgaaacaaattttagaaaaaacactgaaatatggcattgatactcatcacatatttatagactacaaagcggCCTATGACGACTCTGTAAATATAAGAAATATTCAAAGCAATTAAAGAGCTAGAAATaacaaatcagttggtaaatttaactttcttaaaaaagttgaatgtaaagtacgaactcagggggaactgtctgaatcttttaaaataaacgggctgcgccagggagaccctctctttTGTATACTGGTTAATCTGGCTCTgtaaaaagtaatacgtat is drawn from Diabrotica undecimpunctata isolate CICGRU chromosome 5, icDiaUnde3, whole genome shotgun sequence and contains these coding sequences:
- the LOC140442409 gene encoding uncharacterized protein, which gives rise to MADLPKERLNSSRVFAHVGLDFGGPFQIKSSNLRKAPFLKSYIALFVCLSTRAVHIEVVFGLSTETFLLALKRFISRRGLPQTIFSDNATNFLGARNQLFELYKFFKEKESSRSIKEFLASSHIRWKTIVPRAPHHGGIWESAIKSAKHHMRRLLGNVKLRFEEFTTVLGQIEAVLNSRPLCSLSNDPSDFTYLTPGHFLIGQSLTSFPEKDVIHIPENRLNLWQHLSKLQQVFWKK